A region of Lentimicrobiaceae bacterium DNA encodes the following proteins:
- a CDS encoding sulfatase-like hydrolase/transferase produces the protein MGNTLFPLSALMLFGTFTSCNTGKVSTEEKKKPNILFLFADDQRADAMRCAGNTYIRTPNIDKLAENGVRFTSNYVMGGHHGAICAPSRAMLMSGKSLFHVYDHLDGIHTMPMHFAENGYETFGTGKWHNTVKTFEASFQKGENVFIGGMADHYQVPCRNMGPDRKLSEPVKKGFSTDLFADAAISYLDNYAKGERKNPFFCYVAFTAPHDPRSPRKDYIGMYPDGSIPLPGNFKALHPFEFDDLNIRDETLAPWPRTPEIVQQSLSDYYALISHLDNRIGDIIETLKKQGLFENTIVVYAADNGLAIGSHGLMGKQDLYEHSMKVPLIISGPGIPKNEVRDALVYLYDIFPTLSDICGLPAPNGIDGKDLVPVIMGKEKEVRSSLYTAYKNTVRAVRIDEWKLIRYPQRDFTQLFNLKNDPLEIDNLAVLPEYKSKVDELLALMNEWHTLTNDTATMNPKTILPLEYDYKKLKQVPDNQQPEYVLKKYFKGIDLKSLKKSEH, from the coding sequence ATGGGAAATACATTATTCCCATTGTCTGCACTTATGTTATTCGGAACATTCACAAGTTGCAACACAGGTAAAGTTTCGACAGAAGAAAAGAAAAAGCCCAATATATTGTTTCTATTTGCCGACGACCAGCGGGCTGATGCCATGAGATGTGCAGGGAACACGTATATCCGTACACCAAATATCGATAAGTTGGCAGAAAATGGTGTCAGGTTCACCAGTAATTATGTCATGGGCGGTCATCATGGGGCCATTTGTGCTCCCAGCCGGGCCATGCTGATGAGTGGGAAAAGCCTCTTTCACGTGTATGATCATCTCGATGGGATTCATACGATGCCGATGCATTTTGCGGAAAATGGTTACGAAACCTTCGGGACAGGAAAATGGCACAATACCGTAAAAACTTTTGAGGCTTCTTTTCAGAAAGGTGAAAATGTTTTTATAGGTGGCATGGCCGATCATTATCAGGTTCCATGTCGAAATATGGGGCCTGACCGAAAACTAAGTGAGCCGGTAAAAAAAGGATTTTCGACCGATTTGTTTGCCGATGCAGCTATCAGTTATCTGGATAATTATGCCAAAGGTGAACGTAAGAACCCCTTCTTCTGTTATGTTGCCTTTACTGCTCCCCATGACCCACGTTCACCACGCAAAGATTACATCGGAATGTACCCAGATGGTTCAATTCCGCTGCCTGGAAATTTTAAAGCGCTCCATCCCTTCGAATTCGATGATTTAAACATCAGAGATGAAACGCTTGCGCCCTGGCCGCGAACCCCTGAAATTGTGCAACAATCACTCTCCGATTATTATGCACTGATCAGTCATTTGGACAACCGGATAGGTGATATCATTGAAACTCTGAAAAAGCAAGGTTTATTCGAAAATACCATTGTTGTTTATGCTGCCGATAACGGCCTTGCAATTGGAAGCCATGGTTTAATGGGAAAGCAGGATTTGTATGAGCACAGTATGAAAGTACCATTAATTATCAGTGGTCCCGGAATCCCGAAAAATGAAGTCCGTGATGCTTTGGTTTACCTATACGATATTTTTCCAACCTTATCCGATATTTGCGGCTTGCCTGCACCTAATGGTATTGACGGGAAGGATCTTGTTCCCGTTATCATGGGAAAAGAAAAAGAAGTTCGCAGTTCACTCTATACTGCTTACAAGAACACCGTAAGAGCCGTTCGAATCGATGAATGGAAGTTAATCCGTTATCCGCAAAGGGATTTTACACAGTTGTTCAACCTGAAGAATGATCCGCTCGAAATTGATAATCTGGCAGTTCTTCCGGAATATAAGTCAAAAGTGGATGAATTATTGGCTCTGATGAACGAATGGCATACCTTAACCAACGATACCGCGACCATGAACCCAAAAACTATATTGCCGCTTGAATACGACTATAAAAAGTTAAAACAGGTTCCCGACAATCAACAGCCGGAATATGTTTTGAAGAAATATTTCAAAGGCATTGATTTAAAAAGTCTTAAAAAATCTGAACATTAA
- a CDS encoding alpha-L-fucosidase → MNRRNFIQTTTLAGTATLLPFETPAAGNNLIEPENGNQRLKLQKLQEWERMGYGMFLHFGMSTFDGAELSKGDKPSTFYAPQKVDTDQWIRTARDAGMKYAVLTTKHVSGHCLWPSKYTDYHVGTSGNKTDVVRDFVNSCARYGIMPGFYYCSWDNHHIMGSGTPSYIAWGDAYTTEEYREFQWNQLEELLTQYGEIGEVWIDIPGVLPRDYRQKLYNQIAHWQPESVIMMNHGIGDGSQFKINYAWPTDLIAIERFLPNSQTKHIRLRTIEGKQYYMPGEVCDPIGKEWFFKEGDTPRSDAELLGMYLVSRSRGTNLLLDVPPDKNGVIPKMYVDALMQLRKNLNTLSLNI, encoded by the coding sequence ATGAACAGACGAAATTTTATCCAAACAACAACTTTGGCAGGGACAGCAACGCTTTTGCCATTTGAGACGCCAGCTGCTGGTAATAATCTGATAGAACCTGAAAATGGAAATCAGCGGTTAAAACTTCAAAAATTGCAGGAATGGGAAAGAATGGGATATGGAATGTTCCTCCATTTTGGGATGAGTACCTTCGATGGTGCGGAACTTTCAAAAGGAGATAAACCTTCCACGTTTTACGCGCCGCAAAAAGTGGATACCGATCAATGGATAAGAACAGCCCGGGATGCCGGTATGAAATATGCCGTTTTAACGACCAAGCATGTTTCGGGGCATTGCCTCTGGCCAAGTAAATATACCGATTATCATGTAGGTACAAGTGGTAATAAAACTGATGTGGTGAGGGATTTTGTAAACTCATGTGCCAGATATGGCATTATGCCTGGTTTTTACTATTGCTCGTGGGATAACCACCACATCATGGGCTCAGGAACACCTTCGTATATTGCATGGGGAGATGCTTATACAACTGAAGAATATCGTGAATTTCAGTGGAACCAATTAGAAGAGCTTTTAACACAATATGGCGAAATAGGAGAAGTGTGGATTGACATTCCCGGAGTCCTGCCCCGTGATTATCGTCAGAAGCTCTATAACCAGATCGCACACTGGCAACCTGAGAGCGTGATAATGATGAACCATGGCATTGGTGATGGTTCACAGTTTAAAATCAATTATGCCTGGCCAACTGATTTGATTGCTATCGAACGCTTCCTTCCCAATAGCCAAACAAAACATATCAGGTTGAGAACTATCGAGGGGAAACAATACTATATGCCGGGCGAGGTTTGCGATCCTATCGGTAAAGAGTGGTTCTTCAAAGAAGGCGACACTCCACGCAGCGATGCAGAATTACTGGGTATGTATCTTGTTAGCCGGTCAAGGGGGACAAACCTATTGCTCGATGTACCTCCAGATAAAAACGGAGTTATCCCTAAAATGTATGTAGATGCACTGATGCAATTACGAAAAAACTTAAACACGCTATCTTTAAATATTTAA
- a CDS encoding alpha-L-fucosidase, translating to MLKYLLIIVLLVVNVSAICQVPAYLKDYREEYKKNPREANMKWFKEAQFGMFIHYGLYSQLGKGEWVQLMDTIPLNEYAKLKGQFTASGFDAEFIVQLAKKAGMKYITITAKHHEGFCLFKTKETDYNSVNSPARRDLIGEMAKACEKEGLGLFLYYSYAADWHHPYFYSREAGWNNARPAYKEEPAEYKYKKPEDFRRYVDYVQAQLKELLTQYPTVAGIWFDPIMGFYANPDVFPIKETYALIRKLSPHALISFKQGANGDEDFMAPERGGNAKVGEQYPIARKAYELNKDKPKEVCNTMQPHLPGIDGGSTWGYNKAIDGHHLKVEDVRKLLDEAQSNHYNLLLNIGPLPDGSVHPEDIETLSNLKKN from the coding sequence CTATTGGTGGTGAATGTTTCTGCTATTTGTCAGGTCCCGGCCTATTTAAAAGACTATAGGGAAGAGTACAAAAAAAATCCCCGCGAAGCCAACATGAAATGGTTCAAAGAAGCCCAATTCGGGATGTTTATTCACTACGGGCTTTATAGCCAGTTGGGCAAGGGAGAATGGGTGCAGCTGATGGACACCATTCCTTTGAATGAATATGCCAAACTAAAAGGCCAATTTACTGCCTCCGGTTTTGATGCAGAGTTCATTGTGCAGTTGGCGAAAAAAGCAGGGATGAAATACATTACCATCACGGCCAAACACCACGAAGGGTTTTGCCTGTTTAAAACGAAAGAAACTGATTATAACAGCGTCAATTCTCCTGCCAGGCGCGATTTGATTGGAGAGATGGCCAAAGCCTGTGAGAAAGAGGGATTGGGTTTATTTTTGTATTATTCTTATGCTGCTGATTGGCATCATCCTTATTTTTATTCAAGGGAAGCAGGGTGGAACAATGCACGCCCGGCCTACAAAGAGGAGCCAGCAGAATACAAGTACAAAAAGCCTGAAGATTTTCGCAGGTATGTTGATTATGTCCAGGCACAGCTTAAGGAATTGCTCACCCAATACCCAACCGTGGCAGGGATCTGGTTTGATCCGATTATGGGCTTTTATGCAAACCCGGATGTTTTTCCAATAAAAGAAACTTATGCATTAATCCGTAAATTATCGCCCCATGCCCTGATTTCATTTAAACAGGGAGCCAATGGCGATGAGGATTTTATGGCCCCGGAACGAGGAGGAAATGCTAAAGTTGGTGAACAATATCCTATTGCCAGAAAAGCTTACGAACTAAATAAAGACAAACCCAAGGAAGTTTGCAATACCATGCAACCACATTTACCTGGCATTGATGGGGGCTCAACCTGGGGTTACAACAAAGCTATTGATGGGCATCACCTGAAAGTTGAAGACGTCAGAAAACTGTTGGATGAAGCCCAGTCAAACCATTACAATCTTCTGCTTAATATTGGTCCTTTGCCTGATGGGTCTGTCCATCCGGAAGATATTGAAACATTATCAAATCTTAAAAAGAATTAA
- a CDS encoding uroporphyrinogen decarboxylase family protein yields MDHKERFFATIIHQPVDRPASWLGLPVPSAEPALMKYFSVNSIDQLRDIIDDDIYPIEVPYNYPPSNHIACAFDFAKVSHLDTPDERTLTAPGFFEDYTDVADVEKFAWPDPALYLDRKESRRRVSAAPIDRIKMGILWSAHFQDACAAFGMEQALMVMLSNPEMFRAVIDRITDFYLKANEIFYESTKGMLDAVLIGNDFGSQTCLMVDPDSLREYVFPGTKKLIEQAKCYGLTVMHHSCGSIFPIIQDLAGLGADIIHPIQALANEMDAPNLKKHFDGKVAFCGGVDAQNLLVNGNPKDIAKKVMKLKELFPTGLIISPSHEAILPDISPENIEAMFNAINRNK; encoded by the coding sequence ATGGACCATAAAGAACGTTTTTTTGCTACCATCATTCATCAACCTGTTGACCGACCGGCTTCCTGGTTGGGTTTGCCAGTACCTTCTGCAGAACCGGCGTTAATGAAATACTTTAGTGTAAACAGTATCGATCAGCTTCGCGATATTATTGATGATGATATATATCCCATCGAAGTCCCTTACAACTATCCGCCGTCAAACCACATTGCCTGTGCATTCGATTTTGCCAAGGTAAGTCATTTGGACACTCCCGATGAACGAACACTAACTGCTCCGGGATTTTTTGAGGATTATACAGATGTTGCCGATGTCGAAAAATTTGCCTGGCCCGATCCAGCGTTGTATCTTGATCGGAAAGAATCCAGAAGAAGAGTTTCCGCTGCACCTATAGACCGGATAAAAATGGGTATTCTTTGGAGCGCCCATTTTCAGGATGCCTGTGCGGCTTTTGGTATGGAACAGGCGCTGATGGTGATGCTCTCCAATCCTGAAATGTTCCGTGCGGTGATTGACCGCATTACGGATTTCTATTTAAAGGCTAATGAAATTTTCTACGAATCGACTAAAGGCATGCTGGATGCGGTGCTGATCGGGAATGATTTTGGAAGTCAGACGTGCCTGATGGTTGATCCCGACAGTTTGCGCGAATATGTATTTCCTGGTACCAAAAAACTAATTGAGCAGGCTAAATGCTATGGATTGACCGTGATGCACCATTCGTGCGGTTCAATCTTTCCGATTATTCAGGACCTGGCCGGTTTGGGGGCCGATATTATCCATCCCATCCAGGCGCTTGCCAACGAAATGGATGCACCCAACCTGAAAAAACATTTTGATGGGAAAGTAGCCTTTTGCGGCGGAGTCGATGCCCAAAACCTTTTGGTGAATGGCAATCCAAAAGACATTGCAAAGAAGGTGATGAAATTAAAAGAACTATTTCCGACAGGATTAATCATTTCTCCAAGTCATGAGGCCATTTTGCCGGATATCTCACCAGAAAATATTGAAGCCATGTTTAACGCAATTAATAGAAATAAATGA